The region CGAGAAGGGCACCGTGATCCGCACCCGCGTGGAGGAGGTCCGCGTGACGGGCCGCAACGCGCAGGGCGTGAAGGTGATCAACATCGGGGACAAGGACTGCGTGATCAGTGCCTTCCCGATCCGCCGCGAGGACGAACTGTAACCCCCTGACGCCGGAGCCGGGGTGGGCGGTGACGCCGCACCCCGGTTTCTTTATTCCCGCTGTCTTTATCCGCCACGCGGTGAGGGGTCGGTGAGGCGCGGCGGCGCACACTGCGGCGGTGGACGCCGTGCTGGTGCAGGCCCGCGAGACGGAGGCACGAGCGAGGATCTGTAATCTAAAGCCAGATTAAAGAAACAAAACTGTTTACAAAAAAGTGAGATTGGGTTACACTGTGAGCACGTCGGGAAAGGGGCACCACCCCATCACCCGGCACCCGCGACCACACCTCACACCCGCCCAAGGAGGCGAAACGAATGCTTACCAACACCCGCACCAGCACCCGGACCTTCGTGGACACCGTGACCTACCGCCCCGGCGCCGTCATCCTCTACCCCGGCAAGAGCGACATGCTCTACCGCGTCTCCACCGGCCTCGTGCGCGTGCACACCATGGACGACGACGGCAACGGCCTGACCCTGCGCTACGTCAAGCCCGGCGAGTACTTCGGCGAGGAAGCCCTGGCCGGCGTGAACCGCGCCTACTTCGCGGAGGCCGTCACGGACTCCAGCATCGACGTGATCAACCCCGCCCTGATGAGCGCCGAGGACAACCTGCACGTCACCACCCACCTCGTGCGGACCCTGGAACGCGCCTACGAGAGCATCTACCGTCTCGTCGGCAAGCGGCTGCGCGCCCGCATCGCCGGGGAACTGCTGGAACTCAAGGACACCGCGCTGGCCACCCAGCTCGACAGCGGCGAGACCATGATCTACGCCACGCACGACGAACTGGCCGCCGCCGTCGGGTCGGTCCGCGAGACCGTCACCAAGGTCGTCGGGGAACTCTCCCGCGAGGGCGTGATCAGTGCCGGCTACG is a window of Deinococcus grandis DNA encoding:
- a CDS encoding helix-turn-helix domain-containing protein encodes the protein MLTNTRTSTRTFVDTVTYRPGAVILYPGKSDMLYRVSTGLVRVHTMDDDGNGLTLRYVKPGEYFGEEALAGVNRAYFAEAVTDSSIDVINPALMSAEDNLHVTTHLVRTLERAYESIYRLVGKRLRARIAGELLELKDTALATQLDSGETMIYATHDELAAAVGSVRETVTKVVGELSREGVISAGYGKITLKNESALADIAAA